The proteins below come from a single Aptenodytes patagonicus chromosome 20, bAptPat1.pri.cur, whole genome shotgun sequence genomic window:
- the LOC143169563 gene encoding LOW QUALITY PROTEIN: olfactory receptor 6F1-like (The sequence of the model RefSeq protein was modified relative to this genomic sequence to represent the inferred CDS: inserted 1 base in 1 codon), with product MFSLSQGDHGFLWRMVHEEMSFGSFPLAELMDLNTWGHMANGTSAEEFVLLGFPCTWHSRVSLVVVFALTYSLTVTGNASSIALVWMNSNLRSPMYFFLCNLSFLVIWYTTGVGPKAIGVMQGTSQTTSFSVCILQLSFLLSLGSTECFILSVMGYDCYRAIRYPLRYSSVMNSVLSARLALSSRLGGFLAISLLAFLTSRLMFCGPDVINHFPCNIDSCLALSCSDTWPVELATFLVSVIIVVASCVLTLVSYMSIPSSMLRIQSAHGQKKDFSICSAHLGVIAIWYGSTMFLYVKPSAQXSLDLNKLINTFNRVVTSLLNPFIYTLRNKEVKQALGWAFQNK from the exons ATGTTCTCCCTCAGCCAAGGGGACCATGGCTTCCTCTGGAGGATGGTGCATGAAGAGATGTCATTTGGATCATTTCCATTGGCTGAGCTG aTGGATCTCAACACTTGGGGGCACATGGCAAATGGGACGAGTGCGGAAGAAtttgtccttcttggctttcCATGCACGTGGCATTCCCGGGTCTCCCTTGTGGTGGTATTTGCACTGACGTACTCCCTGACAGTAACAGGCAATGCGTCCAGCATAGCCCTCGTGTGGATGAACAGCAACCTCCGTAGCCcaatgtactttttcctctgtaatctcTCCTTTCTGGTGATCTGGTACACTACGGGTGTTGGTCCCAAAGCCATAGGAGTCATGCAGGGGACTAGCCAGACCACCTCCTTCAGTGTCTGCATCCTCCAgttgtcctttcttctctccctaggCTCCACTGAGtgttttatcctttctgtcaTGGGCTACGACTGCTACAGAGCCATACGCTACCCCTTGAGATACAGCTCCGTCATGAACAGTGTCCTCTCTGCTCGGCTGGCGCTCAGCTCCCGGCTGGGAGGCTTTCTGGCCATCTCACTGCTGGCCTTTCTGACATCCAGGCTGATGTTCTGTGGGCCAGATGTCATCAATCATTTCCCCTGCAATATAGATTCCTGCCTTGCCCTCTCCTGCAGTGACACGTGGCCCGTGGAGCTAGCGACCTTCCTTGTCTCCGTAATTATTGTGGTGGCCTCCTGTGTGCTCACCCTGGTCTCCTACATGTCCATCCCCTCTTCCATGCTGAGAATCCAGTCAGCCCATGGCCAGAAGaaggacttttccatttgctctgcccaTCTCGGTGTCATCGCGATCTGGTATggctccaccatgttcctgtatgtcaagccatcggccc actccctggatctgaacaaactcatcaatacctttaacagagttgtaacttctttgttgaaccccttcatttacacactcaggaacaaggaagtgaagcaagctctggggtgggctttccagaacaaatga